One part of the Amaranthus tricolor cultivar Red isolate AtriRed21 chromosome 16, ASM2621246v1, whole genome shotgun sequence genome encodes these proteins:
- the LOC130802679 gene encoding uncharacterized protein LOC130802679 encodes MEKIFAILKTPEDMRVDLAVHYLTGDADTWWVTHRDALLSAPSAATLEHPSTVPPLPWSLFVSALRDEFFPLHLQRRMFDEYSRLTQGTQTVHQYYVRFMELAKYVDDMKIGERFRAQRFLSGLSLDIRERMRNLGHEHVRDVYHDACEAERLWDERKATQGLKRRREDTHDILQNFGGRRFLTPTQSHREPRSSFGRSTLSTPQSSKNIECYHCGKKGHKRVDCYKYIREQGLRGTPQGPAQKPTGSQAGVTQDRRQGQPQAPFGRGSQSQGSAMGSSSRPSVGTPISGTKEAYDSQER; translated from the coding sequence ATGGAGAAGATATTCGCGATACTGAAGACACCAGAGGATATGAGAGTAGATCTAGCGGTTCATTACCTAACCGGTGACGCCGATACTTGGTGGGTTACTCATAGAGATGCTCTTCTATCAGCTCCTTCCGCAGCTACATTGGAGCACCCTTCTACCGTACCTCCTCTTCCCTGGAGCTTGTTTGTGTCAGCACTTCGCGACGAGTTCTTTCCTCTACATCTTCAGCGAAGGATGTTCGATGAGTACTCTCGACTTACGCAGGGAACCCAGACCGTTCACCAATACTACGTTCGATTTATGGAATTAGCTAAGTATGTGGACGACATGAAGATTGGGGAAAGATTTAGGGCTCAAAGGTTCTTATCAGGGTTAAGTCTGGATATCCGGGAACGTATGAGGAACCTGGGACATGAACATGTTAGGGATGTGTATCACGATGCCTGTGAGGCTGAACGCCTATGGGATGAGCGGAAGGCCACTCAAGGGCTGAAGCGACGCAGAGAGGACACCCATGATATATTACAAAACTTTGGGGGTAGACGATTTCTAACACCTACACAGTCCCACCGAGAGCCAAGATCTAGTTTCGGAAGATCAACCTTGAGCACTCCTCAAAGTAGTAAGAATATCGAGTGTTATCATTGCGGGAAGAAGGGTCACAAGAGGGTTGACTGCTACAAGTACATACGTGAGCAAGGTTTAAGAGGTACACCGCAAGGTCCAGCGCAGAAGCCGACCGGCAGTCAAGCTGGTGTGACTCAGGATAGAAGGCAGGGTCAACCGCAGGCACCTTTTGGGCGTGGTTCGCAGAGTCAGGGGTCTGCTATGGGAAGTTCATCTAGACCATCGGTCGGTACACCAATTAGCGGCACCAAGGAAGCTTATGACTCTCAAGAGAGATGA